A window of the Streptomyces sp. NBC_00250 genome harbors these coding sequences:
- a CDS encoding glycoside hydrolase family 35 protein, which translates to MPVLQTDKAGFLLDGRPFRLLSGGLHYFRVHPEQWADRLRKARLMGLNTVETYVPWNLHQPRPDTFRLDGGLDLPHFLELAAAEGLHVLLRPGPYICAEWEGGGLPSWLLAEPDIRLRSRDPRFLAAVDDYLGRLLTPLRPYLASQGGPVLAVQVENEYGAYGDDTAYLEHLADSLRRCGVDVPLFTCDQPVDLERGALPGVLATANFGSRSAHQLAALRAQRPEGPLMTSEFWIGWFDRWGSHHVVRDTDAAARELDELLASGASVNFYMFHGGTNFGFTNGANDKGTYRPTVTSYDYDAPLDEAGDPTAKYTAFRDVIAKYAPVPSGPTPAPGPKLALPALALTESAELLPNAAALAPTAVESRRPLTMEELEQDFGFVLYETVLPVRGPALLEIEQVRDRAQVFVDGSPVGVLEREQHEHALAFTVPRAGSVLTVLVENQGRVNYGEGIHDRKGLPGKVLLDGVELAGWTNRPLPLPGPDGIPFAPTTTTPVGPAFHRGRFEVDETADTFLHLDGWTKGNAWINGFPLGRYWSRGPQRSLYVPAPALRSGTNELVVLELHAAHRARTVTFRAAPDLGPTEE; encoded by the coding sequence GGTCCACCCCGAGCAGTGGGCCGACCGGCTGCGCAAGGCCCGGCTCATGGGCCTCAATACCGTCGAGACCTACGTCCCCTGGAACCTCCACCAGCCACGACCCGACACCTTCCGCCTCGACGGCGGCCTCGACCTGCCGCACTTCCTCGAACTCGCCGCCGCCGAGGGGCTGCACGTCCTACTCCGGCCCGGCCCGTACATCTGCGCCGAATGGGAGGGCGGCGGCCTGCCGTCCTGGCTGCTCGCCGAACCGGACATACGCCTGCGCTCCCGCGACCCCCGGTTCCTGGCTGCCGTCGACGACTACCTCGGGCGTCTGCTCACCCCCCTCCGGCCGTACCTCGCCTCACAGGGCGGTCCGGTGCTCGCCGTACAGGTGGAGAACGAGTACGGGGCGTACGGCGACGACACGGCGTATCTGGAACACCTCGCCGACTCCCTGCGCCGCTGCGGGGTCGACGTCCCCCTCTTCACCTGCGACCAGCCGGTGGACCTGGAGCGCGGCGCGCTGCCCGGCGTCCTCGCCACCGCCAACTTCGGCAGCCGCTCGGCCCACCAGCTCGCCGCGCTGCGCGCCCAGCGGCCCGAAGGTCCGCTGATGACATCGGAGTTCTGGATCGGCTGGTTCGACCGCTGGGGCTCGCACCACGTGGTCCGGGACACCGACGCGGCCGCCCGGGAACTGGACGAACTCCTCGCGTCCGGCGCGTCGGTCAACTTCTACATGTTCCACGGCGGCACCAACTTCGGCTTCACCAACGGCGCCAACGACAAGGGCACGTACCGCCCCACCGTCACGTCCTACGACTACGACGCACCGCTCGACGAGGCCGGCGACCCGACGGCGAAGTACACGGCGTTCCGTGACGTCATCGCCAAGTACGCGCCCGTCCCGAGCGGGCCCACACCGGCCCCCGGCCCCAAACTCGCCTTGCCCGCCCTTGCATTGACGGAGAGCGCCGAGCTGCTGCCGAACGCGGCCGCGCTCGCCCCGACGGCCGTGGAGTCGCGCCGACCGCTCACGATGGAGGAGCTGGAGCAGGACTTCGGCTTCGTCCTCTACGAGACCGTTCTGCCCGTCAGGGGCCCGGCACTCCTTGAGATCGAGCAGGTCCGCGACCGCGCCCAGGTGTTCGTCGACGGCTCGCCGGTGGGTGTCCTGGAGCGCGAACAGCACGAGCACGCACTGGCGTTCACCGTGCCCCGGGCGGGCAGCGTCCTCACGGTACTCGTCGAGAACCAGGGCCGGGTGAACTACGGCGAGGGCATCCACGACCGCAAGGGCCTGCCCGGGAAGGTGCTCCTCGACGGGGTCGAACTCGCGGGCTGGACCAACCGCCCCCTCCCCCTGCCCGGCCCGGACGGCATCCCCTTCGCCCCGACCACGACGACACCCGTCGGACCGGCCTTCCACCGGGGCCGCTTCGAGGTGGACGAGACCGCCGACACCTTCCTCCACCTCGACGGCTGGACCAAGGGCAACGCCTGGATCAACGGCTTCCCGCTCGGCCGCTACTGGTCCCGCGGCCCGCAGCGCTCCCTGTACGTCCCCGCCCCGGCGCTGCGCTCCGGCACGAACGAGCTCGTCGTCCTCGAACTCCACGCCGCCCACCGGGCGCGTACGGTCACGTTCCGCGCGGCGCCGGACCTCGGGCCGACGGAGGAGTAG
- a CDS encoding helix-turn-helix domain-containing protein, translating into MPGGRLTQQERQQIALGLADGLAYAEIARRLDRPTSTITREVMRNGGPTAYRSDLAHRATERRARRKQPAVRDATVLPQAHGRDAEAVQAYEEVFTTVMMQSGMPQMMSRVMSSLCLADTGSLTASELTQRLQVSPASISKAITFLEGQGMVRRERDERRRERYIVDNDVWYEAMMASARSTARIVETAREGVGVLGPATPAGVRLENIARFLQFVSESTARAAEQAREILHAKPAATAADDTD; encoded by the coding sequence ATGCCGGGCGGCAGACTCACCCAGCAGGAACGTCAGCAGATCGCGCTGGGACTGGCCGACGGCCTCGCCTACGCCGAGATCGCCAGGCGTCTCGACCGTCCGACCTCGACGATCACGCGTGAGGTCATGCGGAACGGCGGCCCCACCGCCTACCGTTCCGACCTCGCCCACCGCGCGACCGAACGGCGGGCCCGCCGCAAGCAGCCCGCCGTCCGGGACGCGACGGTGCTCCCGCAGGCCCACGGACGCGATGCCGAGGCCGTGCAAGCGTACGAGGAGGTGTTCACCACCGTCATGATGCAGTCGGGCATGCCCCAGATGATGTCCCGGGTGATGAGCTCCCTCTGCCTCGCCGACACGGGCAGCCTCACCGCGTCGGAACTCACCCAGCGCCTCCAGGTCAGTCCCGCGTCCATCTCCAAGGCGATCACGTTCCTGGAGGGCCAGGGCATGGTCCGCAGGGAGCGCGACGAGCGGCGCCGCGAGCGCTACATCGTCGACAACGACGTCTGGTACGAGGCGATGATGGCGAGCGCCCGGTCCACCGCTCGGATAGTCGAAACGGCACGCGAGGGCGTCGGCGTCCTCGGCCCCGCCACTCCGGCCGGTGTCCGCCTGGAGAACATCGCCCGCTTCCTCCAGTTCGTCTCCGAGAGCACCGCGCGCGCCGCCGAGCAGGCCCGCGAGATCCTCCACGCGAAACCCGCGGCGACGGCCGCGGACGACACCGACTGA
- a CDS encoding DUF4097 family beta strand repeat-containing protein, whose product MQKFAATAAIITVLDIPAGRIQLIAADRDDATVDIRPANAARSADVKAAEQVSAEYADGILRITAAPAGNRLLGDSGAVEVTVQLPAGSRIEAKTAAGDLRGVGRLGDVTFEGAQGTVTLDETATARLTLLAGDITVGRLGGAAEISTQKGDLRITEAVTGSVVLHTESGGITVGAARGVSATLDAGTAYGRVHNALTNTDGPAASLNIHATTSYGDITARSL is encoded by the coding sequence TTGCAGAAGTTCGCCGCCACCGCCGCGATCATCACCGTCCTCGACATCCCCGCCGGGCGCATCCAGCTCATCGCCGCCGACCGTGACGACGCCACCGTCGACATCCGGCCCGCGAACGCCGCCAGGTCCGCCGACGTGAAGGCCGCCGAGCAGGTCTCGGCCGAGTACGCCGACGGGATCCTGCGGATCACCGCCGCCCCGGCCGGGAACCGGCTCCTGGGCGACTCCGGAGCGGTCGAGGTGACCGTCCAGCTGCCCGCCGGCTCCCGGATCGAGGCGAAGACCGCCGCCGGCGACCTCCGCGGCGTCGGACGCCTCGGCGACGTCACCTTCGAAGGCGCACAGGGCACCGTCACCCTCGACGAGACCGCCACCGCCCGCCTCACCCTCCTCGCCGGCGACATCACCGTCGGCCGCCTCGGCGGCGCCGCCGAGATCAGCACCCAGAAGGGCGACCTCCGCATCACCGAAGCCGTCACCGGCTCCGTCGTCCTGCACACCGAGTCCGGCGGGATCACGGTCGGCGCCGCCCGCGGCGTCTCCGCCACCCTCGACGCCGGCACCGCCTACGGCCGCGTCCACAACGCCCTCACCAACACCGACGGCCCCGCAGCAAGCCTGAACATCCACGCCACCACCTCCTACGGCGACATCACCGCCCGCAGCCTGTGA